In Microtus ochrogaster isolate Prairie Vole_2 unplaced genomic scaffold, MicOch1.0 UNK3, whole genome shotgun sequence, the following proteins share a genomic window:
- the Fbln7 gene encoding fibulin-7, translated as MGPGSQCALVLLLLLLACPRARASQSCPNQQQLLTTIRQLQLLLSGQETRFTEGIRNMKSRLTTLQIILNKMVPGAPPVSCPALDAPADGRKFGSKYLVDHEVHFTCNPGFQLVGPSSVVCLANGTWDEEKPHCRAASECSSQPCHNGGTCVEGTNQYRCICPPGKTGNHCQNQTQPEAPEDGVISDPGALEGSMHSDSAFSHPPHCTQVGQEQHCSCEAGFHLSGTLGSDAACLDVNECEIYGQEGRPRLCLHTCLNTPGSFRCACPSGYGVLADGKTCEDVDECVSLQHTCPQGTTCFNTGGSFQCVKPECPEASGNVSYVKTSLFQCERSPCPMDNRLCRHMPKTVTFHYLSLPSNLKTPATLFRMATASVPGQSGLNSLRFRIVGGNSRGHFVIQRSDRQTGELILKQTLKGPQTVQVDVDMSEYLVRSYQAMHTSKITIFVSPYEF; from the exons agctGCCCCAATCAGCAGCAGCTCCTGACCACCATCCgccagctgcagctgctgctcagCGGCCAGGAGACCCGCTTCACGGAAGGCATCCGAAACATGAAGAGTCGGCTGACCACGCTGCAAATTATTCTGAACAAAATGGTTCCAGGTGCACCTCCAG TTTCCTGCCCTGCTCTGGATGCCCCCGCTGATGGCAGGAAGTTCGGAAGCAAGTACTTAGTGGATCATGAAGTCCATTTTACCTGCAACCCTGGGTTCCAGCTGGTTGGTCCCAGCAGCGTGGTGTGTCTTGCTAATGGCACCTGGGATGAAGAAAAGCCACACTGCAGAG CCGCCAGTGAGTGCTCTAGCCAGCCTTGTCACAATGGGGGCACGTGTGTGGAAGGAACCAACCAGTACAGATGCATCTGTCCTCCAGGGAAAACTGGCAACCACTGTCAGAATCAGACCCAGCCTG AGGCCCCAGAGGACGGTGTGATCAGCGACCCCGGGGCTCTGGAGGGCAGCATGCACAGCGACTCCGCCTTCAGTCACCCGCCGCATTGCACGCAGGTGGGGCAGGAGCAGCATTGCAGCTGCGAGGCGGGATTCCATTTGAGCGGCACCCTGGGCAGCGACGCCGCCTGCCTGG ATGTGAACGAGTGTGAGATCTATGGGCAGGAGGGACGCCCCCGGCTCTGCTTGCATACCTGCTTGAACACCCCTGGCTCCTTCCGCTGTGCCTGCCCCAGTGGATACGGGGTCCTGGCTGATGGCAAGACCTGTGAAG ATGTTGATGAGTGTGTGAGCTTACAGCACACGTGCCCCCAAGGGACCACATGCTTCAACACTGGAGGAAGTTTCCAGTGTGTCAAACCCGAGTGCCCTGAGGCCAGCGGCAACGTAAGCTACGTGAAGACATCTCTCTT CCAGTGCGAGCGAAGCCCCTGTCCCATGGATAACAGGCTGTGTCGCCACATGCCCAAGACTGTCACCTTCCACTACCTCTCTCTACCTTCCAACCTGAAGACGCCCGCCACGCTCTTCCGCATGGCCACAGCCTCAGTTCCTGGCCAGTCTGGGCTCAACAGCCTGCGCTTCAGAATTGTGGGTGGGAACAGCCGTGGCCACTTCGTAATACAGCGCTCAGACCGGCAGACAGGGGAGCTCATCCTTAAACAGACCCTGAAAGGGCCTCAGACTGTGCAGGTGGACGTTGACATGTCAGAATATCTGGTCCGCTCCTACCAGGCCATGCACACTTCCAAAATCACCATCTTTGTGTCTCCCTATGAATTCTAA